A window of the Brassica napus cultivar Da-Ae chromosome C5, Da-Ae, whole genome shotgun sequence genome harbors these coding sequences:
- the LOC106389844 gene encoding phosphoglycerate kinase 1, chloroplastic — MSSAAASPALSLLKSTGGVASSAATRARATLLPITSKSKSISTRPLGFSAVLDSRFTVHVASKVQSFRGKGTRGVVSMAKKSVGDLTSADLKGKKVFVRADLNVPLDDNQTITDDTRIRAAIPTIKYLIDNGAKVILSTHLGRPKGVTPKFSLAPLVPRLSELLGIEVKKADDCIGPEVESLVGSLPEGGVLLLENVRFYQEEEKNDPEFAKKLASLADLYVNDAFGTAHRAHASTEGVTKFLKPSVAGFLLQKELDYLVGAVSSPKRPFAAIVGGSKVSSKIGVIESLLEKCDILLLGGGMIFTFYKAQGLSVGSSLVEEDKLELATSLLAKAKAKGVSLLLPTDVVVADKFAPDANSKVVSASGIEDGWMGLDIGPDSIKTFNEALDTTQTVIWNGPMGVFEMEKFAAGTEAIANKLAELSEKGVTTIIGGGDSVAAVEKVGVAGVMSHISTGGGASLELLEGKVLPGVIALDEA, encoded by the exons ATGTCATCCGCCGCCGCAAGTCCAGCTCTTTCACTCCTCAAGTCAACCGGCGGCGTTGCTTCATCCGCCGCAACTCGAGCACGCGCCACCCTTCTACCCATCACCTCCAAATCCAAATCCATCTCCACGCGTCCTCTCGGCTTCTCCGCCGTCCTCGACTCCCGTTTCACCGTCCATGTCGCCTCAAAGGTTCAGTCTTTCCGCGGCAAAGGCACCAGAGGAGTAGTCTCCATGGCCAAGAAGAGCGTCGGAGACTTGACCTCTGCTGATTTGAAAGGGAAGAAGGTTTTCGTGAGAGCTGATCTCAATGTACCTCTCGATGACAATCAGACAATCACTGACGATACGAGAATCCGTGCCGCCATTCCCACAATCAAGTACTTGATCGACAATGGCGCTAAAGTCATCCTCTCCACTCATCTG GGAAGGCCAAAGGGAGTCACACCAAAGTTCAGTTTAGCTCCCCTTGTCCCTAGACTCTCTGAGCTTCTTGGTATTGAG GTCAAGAAAGCTGACGACTGTATTGGTCCTGAAGTTGAGAGCTTGGTGGGTTCTCTTCCTGAAGGTGGAGTTTTGCTTCTTGAGAACGTCAGGTTTTACCAGGAGGAAGAGAAGAACGATCCAGAGTTCGCTAAGAAGCTTGCTTCGCTTGCTGATCTTTATGTCAATGATGCTTTTGGAACTGCTCACAGAGCTCATGCTTCCACTGAGGGTGTCACTAAGTTCTTGAAACCTTCCGTTGCTGGTTTCCTTCTGCAAAAGGAGCTTGATTACCTTGTGGGAGCGGTTTCGAGCCCAAAGAGACCATTTGCAGCCATAGTGGGTGGTTCCAAGGTCTCGTCCAAGATTGGAGTTATTGAATCGCTTCTTGAGAAGTGTGATATCCTTCTTCTTGGTGGTGGGATGATCTTTACATTCTACAAGGCGCAAGGTCTTTCTGTTGGCTCGTCCCTTGTTGAAGAAGACAAACTCGAACTGGCTACATCTCTCCTTGCCAAAGCTAAGGCCAAAGGCGTCTCTCTTTTGTTGCCGACCGATGTTGTGGTTGCTGACAAGTTCGCTCCTGATGCCAACAGcaag GTTGTGTCTGCATCAGGCATTGAGGACGGATGGATGGGACTGGACATCGGTCCAGACTCGATAAAAACATTCAACGAAGCTCTGGACACAACACAGACAGTCATTTGGAATGGACCTATGGGAGTTTTCGAGATGGAGAAGTTTGCTGCTGGAACAGAG GCCATTGCGAATAAACTAGCAGAGCTAAGTGAAAAAGGAGTGACAACGATAATAGGAGGAGGAGACTCAGTGGCTGCAGTGGAGAAAGTAGGAGTTGCAGGAGTCATGAGTCACATCTCCACTGGTGGTGGAGCCAGCTTGGAGCTCTTGGAAGGCAAAGTACTTCCCGGTGTGATCGCTCTTGATGAAGCTTAA
- the LOC106384681 gene encoding probable ubiquitin-conjugating enzyme E2 23, producing MSSSSSPGIRNLFRTMSSSSNSDTDDDDLTRVLSVRRPRSNSIDLNRRRAEKVRPVSTREKKEDESESKSTPGEDKVGDIVRFGRNSYFVVDIFEKEIMELGDKVDLNFKRFNKFEAVDGCCPWDHHFSNYRCCYSSCCCVCSISNVEREWGKLQRELEKRDGSSNGVSFFVRTYNERKELMRVAVTDQSHSLFFFDIKFPTEYPHQAPSLFYHSYGLPLSNYETHTLLKAKIHYNILDVFLLIEEIVMNNTNKSCHQMLDMLKRPLNGFEDFVKGHFRKKGAFILKNMIEEMDLAKERDRNMFFKTYVAFEDNKTYGEHLLNSDLKEELEGYKEKECSSDHYYSSSSSYFQPITSRFDDIQKTPRYKNFLNKIFLL from the coding sequence atgagCAGTAGTAGCAGTCCTGGTATTCGAAATTTATTCAGAACCATGAGCAGTAGTAGTAACAGCGacactgatgatgatgatctaacAAGAGTTTTATCTGTACGACGCCCTAGGTCAAATTCTATTGACCTAAATAGGAGGCGTGCTGAGAAAGTTAGACCAGTTTCTactagagaaaagaaagaagatgaatcaGAGTCTAAATCGACACCAGGAGAAGATAAAGTTGGTGACATCGTTCGCTTCGGACGAAACAGCTACTTTGTGGTTGACATCTTCGAGAAGGAGATCATGGAGTTGGGAGATAAGGTGGATTTAAACTTCAAGAGATTCAACAAGTTCGAAGCTGTTGATGGATGTTGTCCATGGGATCATCACTTCAGCAACTACAGGTGTTGTTACTCATCTTGCTGCTGCGTATGTTCAATCAGTAACGTTGAGAGAGAGTGGGGGAAGCTGCAGAGAGAGTTAGAGAAGAGAGATGGTTCTTCCAATGGAGTCAGCTTCTTTGTTAGAACTTACAACGAAAGAAAAGAGCTGATGAGAGTTGCTGTAACCGATCAGAGTCACAGCTTGTTCTTCTTCGACATTAAGTTCCCTACAGAGTATCCACACCAAGCGCCGAGTCTCTTCTACCATTCCTATGGCCTTCCTTTGAGTAACTATGAGACACATACGTTACTAAAGGCCAAAATTCATTACAACATATTAGATGTGTTTCTACTCATTGAAGAGATTGTGATGAACAACACCAACAAGTCATGTCATCAGATGCTAGATATGCTGAAGCGTCCTCTCAATGGGTTTGAGGATTTTGTGAAAGGTCATTTTAGGAAGAAGGGTGCTTTTATTCTGAAGAACATGATTGAAGAGATGGATTTGGCAAAGGAGAGAGATAGAAACATGTTCTTCAAGACTTATGTTGCCTTTGAAGACAATAAAACTTACGGTGAGCATCTTCTCAACAGTGATCTTAAAGAAGAGCTGGAGGGGTACAAAGAGAAAGAGTGTTCTAGTGATCACTActactcttcttcatcttcctacTTCCAACCCATTACTAGCAGGTTTGATGATATTCAGAAGACACCCAGATACAAAAACTTCTTGAACAAGATCTTTCTCTTGTAG
- the LOC106389842 gene encoding peroxisomal 2,4-dienoyl-CoA reductase [(3E)-enoyl-CoA-producing], producing the protein MDSPFKPDVLKGKVALITGGGSGIGFEISSQFGKHGASIAIMGRRKQVLDAAVSDLRSLGIPAVGFEGDVRKPEDARRVVESTFNHFGKVDILVNAAAGNFLAAAEDLSTNGFRTVLDIDAVGTFNMCREALKYLKKGGPGRDSSSGGGSILNISATLHYTASWYQIHVSAAKAAVDAATRNLALEWGTDYEIRVNGIAPGPIGGTPGMSKLGPDEIENKAGDYIPLYKLGEKWDIAMAALYLSCDSGKYVNGLTMVVDNGQWLSRPRNLPKEAVKELSRVVEKRSRAKPTSKL; encoded by the exons ATGGACTCTCCGTTCAAGCCCGATGTACTCAAAGGCAAGGTTGCTCTCATCACCGGCGGCGGATCCGGCATCGGGTTCGAGATCTCCTCTCAGTTCGGCAAACATGGAGCTTCCATCGCCATCATGGGTCGCCGCAAACAAGTCCTCGACGCCGCCGTCTCTGATCTCCGATCTCTCGGGATTCCG GCTGTTGGGTTTGAAGGTGATGTTCGTAAGCCAGAGGATGCGAGAAGAGTCGTTGAATCAACTTTTAACcatttcggtaaggttgatatccTCGTCAACGCCGCCGCTGGAAACTTCCTTGCTGCGGCTGAGGATCTGTCCACCAATGGGTTCCGAACAG TTTTGGACATTGATGCTGTAGGAACATTCAACATGTGCCGTGAAGCACTCAAGTATCTTAAGAAAGGAGGGCCTGGTAGAGACTCATCAAGCGGCGGAGGTTCGATTCTCAACATTAGCGCTACTCTGCACTACACTGCTTCTTGGTACCAAATCCATGTCTCTGCAGCCAAG gctGCAGTTGATGCTGCGACAAGGAACTTGGCATTGGAGTGGGGAACCGACTACGAGATCAGAGTGAACGGGATCGCACCAGGCCCCATCGGAGGTACACCTGGAATGAGTAAACTTGGACCAGACGAGATTGAGAACAAAGCCGGAGATTATATACCTCTCTACAAACTTGGGGAGAAGTGGGATATCGCCATGGCTGCCCTTTACCTCAGCTGTGATTCTG GGAAGTATGTGAATGGACTGACAATGGTGGTAGATAATGGACAGTGGCTTAGCAGACCTCGAAATCTGCCCAAAGAAGCTGTCAAGGAACTCTCTCGTGTTGTGGAGAAGAGGTCCAGGGCCAAGCCGACCAGTAAACTCTAA